A DNA window from Dama dama isolate Ldn47 chromosome 19, ASM3311817v1, whole genome shotgun sequence contains the following coding sequences:
- the MUC20 gene encoding mucin-20, which translates to MVAGVPAMMSFLWCLALPLFFCCWEAGAPRSSAGPSGSGHTEVPAVTPEVWTSSEEVFQATDLTDPSVPNHASRETQTLSTQTSDRTFIRGGTVSEAETREDKTMALMTRKPSKFMAVITTPMATSSTSGSPMGCVRTTVIGSELWKVVFENLCTFDSSEEAKRILKFTYISEAEALSSESSASSDSSVPAVTTSQALSADITALTKALVTCITNIKVINCRVMETESTAAIPGTSHIDHSSTGGQALTTSERSALPDSTEAKSHLTRNTTSVETWTIAHATESVTPVVTVILSSTSEKEMTAAKATTPSGTLVTVSKNLLEESSALSVETTSDTSISGIITVSTEDATTVSKVTSPAGFSAMVYSFSEETSTTSSTSSETSTTHSTFSGSIPTISRSSLPSFHLPMVDSIPETSVTSAKTTASANSSPTASADSTLETSVSSTKITASTSSSSETSVTSAKTTDSVKTLKTASAGGGKPLKTPATTAWTRWTDITPGADGGFLLLRLSVASLEDLTDPRVAERLMHQLSHKLDVLMFPVQVSLLHVRSG; encoded by the exons ATGGTGGCTGGAGTCCCAGCTATGATGAGCTTTCTCTGGTGTCTGGCTCTGCCCCTTTTCTTCTGCTGCTGGGAGGCTGGGGCCCCCAGGAGCTCTGCAG GTCCCAGTGGATCAGGCCACACAGAAGTGCCCGCTGTGACTCCGGAGGTCTGGACAAGCTCAGAGGAAGTCTTTCAGGCTACTGACCTCACTGATCCCTCTGTGCCAAACCACGCCTCTCGGGAAACTCAAACCCTGAGCACCCAAACCTCTGACAGGACCTTCATCAGAGGCGGCACTGTTTCAGAAGCAGAGACCAGGGAAGACAAGACCATGGCTCTCAtgacaagaaagccttccaagTTCATGGCTGTGATCACTACTCCCATGGCAACATCATCCACAAGTGGCAGCCCCATGGGATGTGTAAGGACCACTGTCATAGGCAGTGAGCTCTGGAAAGTTGTCTTTGAGAACCTTTGCACTTTTGACAGCTCTGAAGAAGCAAAGAGAATCTTGAAATTCACTTACATTTCTGAAGCTGAGGCCCTATCCTCAGAGAGCAGTGCCTCCTCTGACAGCTCAGTTCCAGCTGTCACCACCTCACAAGCCCTGTCAGCAGACATCACTGCTCTGACTAAAGCCTTGGTTACCTGCATCACCAACATCAAGGTGATCAACTGCAGAGTTATGGAAACAGAATCAACTGCCGCCATCCCTGGGACCTCACACATAGATCACAGCTCCACAGGAGGACAGGCCCTGACCACCTCTGAGAGGTCAGCCTTGCCTGACTCCACTGAAGCAAAATCACACCTTACCAGGAACACAACCTCTGTTGAGACCTGGACAATAGCCCACGCCACAGAATCAGTCACACCTGTTGTCACAGTCATCCTCAGTAGCACctcagaaaaggaaatgacagcaGCCAAGGCCACTACCCCAAGTGGAACCTTGGTGACAGTCAGCAAGAACCTTTTGGAAGAAAGCTCAGCCCTCTCTGTTGAGACAACAAGTGACACCAGTATCTCAGGGATAATTACAGTCTCCACAGAGGATGCGACAACAGTAAGCAAAGTGACTTCCCCTGCTGGGTTCTCAGCTATGGTCTACAGCTTCTCCGAAGAAACCTCCACCACGAGTTCCACCTCCTCAGAGACTTCTACCACACACAGCACATTCAGTGGGTCCATTCCCACCATCAGCAGgagctctcttccttctttccatctGCCTATGGTTGACAGTATCCCAGAAACAAGTGTTACCTCAGCCAAGACCACAGCCTCAGCCAACAGCAGCCCCACAGCCTCAGCCGACAGCACCCTAGAAACAAGTGTCTCCTCAACCAAGATCACAGCCTCGACCAGTAGTAGCTCAGAAACAAGCGTCACCTCAGCCAAGACCACAGACTCAGTGAAGACCTTGAAAACAGCCAGCGCAGGtggagggaagcccttaaaaaccCCGGCCACCACTGCTTGGACAAGGTGGACAGATATTACTCCAG GCGCAGATGGAGGCTTCCTCCTCCTGAGGCTGAGCGTGGCCTCCCTTGAAGACCTCACTGACCCCAGAGTGGCAGAGAGGCTGATGCATCAG CTCAGCCATAAACTGGACGTGCTTATGTTTCCTGTCCAAGTCTCCCTGCTGCATGTCAGGAGTGGCTGA